From Eschrichtius robustus isolate mEscRob2 chromosome 7, mEscRob2.pri, whole genome shotgun sequence, a single genomic window includes:
- the ADGRA1 gene encoding adhesion G protein-coupled receptor A1, which yields MDLRTVLSLPQSPGEFLHPVVYACTAVMLLCLLASAITYVVHQSAIRISRKGRHTLLNFCFHAALTFSVFAGGINRTKYPILCQAVGIVLHYSTLSTMLWIGVTARNIYKQVTKKAPLCPGADQPPYPKQPLLRFYLISGGAPFIICGITAATNIGNYGMEDKDSAYCWMAWEPSLGAFYGPATFISLVTCVYFLGTYVQLRRHPERRYELRERTEEQQRLAGPEAGESPGAPAATPPAHDAPVTSLLQNEHSFKAQLRAAAFTLFLFVATWTFGALAVSQGHFLDMIFSCLYGAFCVTLGLFVLIHHCAKREDVWHCWWSCCPSRGDPHAVKLGARPTLDANGDVLSHAACLQDSPCPSKTLGFGHPPASHCKMTNLQATQSHVSCLSPATPCCAQMPCEQLMEDAAHVHVHEEDAFGHDPHLHRCIQGRAEPHYFSRHRAATAEQEYAYHIPSSLDGSPRSSHTDSPPSSLEGPMGPHSLACCAQGDPFPLVSQPEGGDASPVLYGCPPRPGREAAHGPAHLEVLRRTQSLPFGGSGQDGLVKGDARGAAPFGSDSTGNIRTGPWRNETTV from the exons CGCCATCCGGATCAGCCGGAAAGGCCGGCACACGCTCCTGAACTTCTGCTTCCACGCGGCCCTGACCTTCTCCGTGTTCGCTGGCGGCATCAACCGCACCAAGTACCCAATCCTGTGCCAGGCG GTGGGCATCGTGCTGCACTACTCCACGCTCTCCACCATGCTGTGGATCGGAGTGACCGCCAGGAACATCTACAAGCAGGTGACCAAGAAGGCCCCGCTGTGCCCGGGGGCAGACCAGCCACCGTACCCCAAGCAGCCCTTGCTCAG GTTCTACCTCATCAGCGGAGGGGCCCCTTTCATCATCTGCGGCATCACGGCCGCCACGAACATCGGGAACTACGGGATGGAGGACAAGGACTCCGCGTA CTGCTGGATGGCCTGGGAGCCCAGCCTGGGCGCCTTCTACGGGCCGGCGACCTTCATCTCCCTGGTCACCTGCGTGTACTTCCTCGGCACCTACGTCCAGCTGCGGCGCCACCCAGAGCGCAGGTACGAGCTCCGGGAGCGGACGGAGGAACAGCAGCGGCTGGCGGGGCCCGAGGCCGGCGAGAGCCCCGGGGCCCCGGCGGCCACGCCGCCCGCCCACGATGCCCCGGTCACCTCGCTGCTGCAGAACGAGCACTCGTTCAAGGCCCAGCTGCGGGCCGCCGCCTTCACGCTGTTCCTGTTCGTGGCCACGTGGACCTTTGGGGCACTGGCCGTGTCCCAGGGCCACTTCCTGGACATGATCTTCAGCTGCCTGTACGGCGCCTTCTGCGTGACCCTGGGGCTGTTCGTGCTCATCCACCACTGCGCCAAGCGGGAAGATGTGTGGCACTGCTGGTGGTCCTGCTGCCCCTCCCGTGGGGACCCCCACGCCGTGAAGCTCGGCGCCCGCCCCACGCTCGACGCCAACGGGGATGTGCTGAGCCACGCAGCCTGCCTGCAAGACTCACCGTGTCCCAGCAAGACGCTGGGCTTCGGCCACCCGCCAGCCAGCCACTGCAAGATGACCAACCTGCAGGCCACCCAAAGCCACGTCAGCTGCCTGTCACCAGCCACACCCTGCTGTGCCCAGATGCCCTGCGAGCAGTTGATGGAGGACGCAGCCCACGTCCACGTGCACGAGGAGGACGCCTTTGGGCATGACCCGCACCTGCACAGGTGCATCCAGGGCAGAGCTGAGCCTCACTACTTCAGCCGGCACCGGGCAGCCACGGCCGAGCAGGAGTACGCCTACCACATCCCGTCCAGCCTGGACGGCAGCCCCCGTAGCTCGCACACGGACAGCCCCCCCAGCTCGCTCGAGGGCCCAATGGGGCCACACTCGCTGGCCTGCTGTGCCCAGGGTGACCCCTTCCCCTTGGTCAGCCAGCCCGAGGGCGGCGACGCCAGCCCCGTGCTCTATGGCTGTCCCCCACGGCCCGGCAGGGAGGCAGCCCACGGCCCGGCCCACTTGGAGGTGCTCCGgaggacacagtccctgccctttgGCGGCTCTGGCCAGGACGGGCTGGTCAAGGGTGATGCACGGGGCGCTGCACCCTTTGGCTCTGACAGCACGGGCAACATCCGCACGGGGCCCTGGAGGAACGAGACGACCGTGTAG